In Papaver somniferum cultivar HN1 chromosome 9, ASM357369v1, whole genome shotgun sequence, the genomic stretch TAAATCTTTCAccttctattggagatgctctcaaGGAACCAAAAACATGAGTTATATGTTATTTTAAACTAACATCGTCACCTCTTCTCTTCATTTCCAACTCAAATTCAAGGGTTgattagccaaaaaaaaaaaaaactagttctAGTTTCGATAGGTTTCCAAATTTAGGAATTACGGAAGCCTTATATAGAAGGCCTAGGATGTTATAGAAAAACCAAACATTATTCCTGATCCTACTAGTTATTCTCTCGAACACCGAAATTTGGCCGGAACACCAGAGTGTGACTAGAGTGTAAGAATCAACATCAGGACACGAGGTGTATAATGTATATGTACATTCACATCTGCCCTCTATTATGCACTTCCCGTCCCTAATTCTATTCTCTTCTCCAACTCTCTGGTTCTCTTCGCCCTACAAGCCCTAAAATCTCAGTTTATCCTCTCCGGGACATTATCTTATTATTCTTTCCGGTAAGAAATTCAATTATCCCTATTCTGTTGATTGTTATAGGTTTATTGCCGGAAGATTttattttaaaaccctaaatcaagAAATCTCTAAGTTTTATTTTGTATTcaaacaatgggtaagaacgatttTCTAACGCCAAAAGCAATAGCAAATAGAATAAAGGCAAAAGGTTTGCAGAAGCTACGTTGGTACTGTCAGATGTGTCAAAAACAATGTAGAGATGAGAATGGATTTAAGTGTCATTGCATGAGTGAATCCCACCAACGCCAGATGGAAGTTTTTGGTCAAAACCCCACTCGAGTTATTGATGGATACACTGAAGAAttcgaaactacttttcttgatCATTTAAAAAGAAGTCATCGATTTAGTCGAATTGCTGCAACTGTTGTTTACAATGAGTATATTGCTGATCGTCACCATGTACACATGAATTCGACAGAATGGGCTACTTTAACTGATTTCGTTAAGCATTTAGGTAGGACTGGAAAATGTAAGGTTGAAGAGACGCCCAAAGGGTGGTTTATGACTTATATTGATCGTGATTCAGAGACCCTTTTCAAGGAGCGATTGAAGAATAAGAGAGTTAAGTCGGATATGGCTGAAGAGGAAAAACAAGAAAGGACGATTAGAAGACAGATTGAACGTGCCGAGCAATCAATGCCATTATCGACAATTGAGGAAGGGCAAAAAGAAGGCGATGAAGCGGAGAAACTGCTGGTACCTAAACTGGAAGGGGGGAAGATTGCATTTGCTTTAGGTTCGTCTTCTAAACCTGCTACTAAAGAAAATGGTGAGAGGTCTACCTCCAAAGTTGTTTTTGATGAAGTTGAGGTTGACAAGGTTGAGAAGAAGGGTAAAGGTAGTGGTGCTTTAAGTAAAGGTGGTGGCGGTAGCTCAGCTTTAGATGAGGTGATGAAAGAGCAAGAGAAGGCAAAAGACCGTAACAATCGGAAAGATTATTGGTTATGTGAAGGAATTATAGTCAAGGTTATGAGCAAAGACTTGGCACAAAAAGGCTATTACAAGCAAAAGGCACAGGTTGTTAAGGTAATTGACAAGTATGTTGGAGAATTGCAAATGCTTGACACCAAGCACATACTTAGAGTTGATCAAGAGGAGCTCGAAACAGTGATTCCACAGATTGGGGGTCTTGTGAAGATAGTAAATGGGGCTTACCGAGGATCAAATGCTAGGTTGTTGAAAGTGGACACAGATAAGTTTAGTGCCAAGGTGCAGATAGAAAAGGGCATATATGATGGAAGAGTACTTCAGGCAGTTGATTATGAAGACATCTGCAAGATTGCACAATGAGTCTGTAGTTATGCTGGTGAGTGTAATTCCTTCAGGGCTTCCTTGATATAACCATTTCCAAAACTGATTTGTGGCCCCTTTTTTTTGCACTGTGCAATGATGTTACCATGTTTAGAAAAACGAACTTTATTTTGAGTCTGTCAACCTTCTGTTTTTACCTTTATTTGGATGAAATCATGCTAAACTACAACATCACACAATGTTTATTGCCGTTTACAAGTTTCATTCTCTAATCTGAATGCTGTGTTATAAACAGCTTATGTTTGTTCTTCGTTTAGTATTCTGTACTACTCTAGTATCTACTCTGCAATATCTAAATATCATGTACAGATCCTTGGACTTTTAGGTATGACTAGAGTAGTTATTGGAACTTTGTGGCCAGGTTTGCTGTTCTAATCATCTGTGCGGGAATCGTAGCATCCAATGAACTTGGATTTTTATAGTAATATTTGTCTGTTACATTTCATTGTAAATTATGTTTTAGGTTGCAAATTGCAATCAACTTGATATGCAGGTTGGATGAAGGACTTTGTGATGACTTTAGATGTTGGGATTACTACCTACTCTATGTTGTTTCAACCTAGGTAGTTTTtgactttgatttcttcttagttACTCTTCTGTGTGATGTGGTTTAGCTGGTAATAATTTGTGATGAATTCAAAGCTTTTCAATCTGTAGAAACCAAAAGGGGTATTTTGGTTAAGTTGTTTGGTCATTGCTTGGGATTCTCAATATCTTTGATTCGTATAAGCTGACTATCTTATTTCAACTTTATTTGGGTAACCTGTTGTTTTTACCTTCCTTTGGATGCAATCATGTTAAAACAACGACGTTACACGTTGTTTAGTGCCATTTACAAGTTTCATTCTCTGATCTGAATACTGTCTGTCTGCAATCAATAATTATGTTAGTTCTTCGTGTAGTGTTCTTTACGACTCTAGCATCTACTCCGCGGTTACTAAATAATGAAATCATCTAGGGATTCCTTAGATTTCTGGGTATAATATACAAGATATAGCTTCTGAAACTTTTAGGCTAGGCTTGCTTATCTTCAGATGTCGTGGTTACTTCCTAAGCTATGTCGTTTGAACTTCAATTTCTTTTTAATTAGAGTTTTGTGCACATCCTTTTAATTTGTTATTACGTGTAGTTGGTTGAAATTATGGCCTTATCCTTGGTTTGCATAGTGCTGGTATTTAGCTTTcctttttctggttttgaattgAGTCCTGTTAATAGGAGGGAAAcaatggatttgaggagggaagGATTATGGGGAGGGAATTAAAATGATTTCGCTAATGGAATCAATTATGTGTAGTACTGCCGTACTGGTTTCATGTGGTGCTAGAAAAGATGTTTAATGATCATGTAGTTAGGTTTTGTGTTATGAACTTATGACCCTAGTTAATGGGAAACATCTGACATGGTTACTTGAGATATCGTGTTCCGTTTTGAATTTACATGTTACAAGGTAGGTAGGAAACATCCGTTAACATCATGATTAGAGGGGACAATTGAATCAAGCTTAGTTTATCCCGAATTAGCACAGAGATTTTAGGGTTAGGTTAATAAGGGCAGAGTTGGTATTTCaaaattatttccttcttctaatttgttttcattttgacTCATTGTTGACTAGAATTTTTCTAATTTCtttccctcctcaaatccattctTTCCCTCCTAATAACAAGACTCTTTTGAATTGGATGAACATCTCTGAGGTGCCATTTATGTAAACCTGTTTATTGTGTGCATCCAGACAAGGGACAAACTGTTGAATGAAAATGTACGGAGGAGCTCTTCGACAGCACAGCCATCTTGAAGTACTGTCAAAAGCCAAGGGGTGCTAAAGCTTCAAAAGACATGTAGAAAATTTGTTTCatggaagaagaggtggtaaaTGTTTCATAAGATGCTGGGGAAGATAATAACATATGGCATTTTTAAGCACGTCTTTATGTTGCTTTGGGAGTGTCTGTCGGATGCCTTTGGGATCGTTTCTGTTCTATGATACCTTTGGGATCGTTTCTGTTCTATGATAAACGCCGTTTGTTTTATCCTTTTtcttattggattttagaaacagTACGTAAAAGGGGGTCCTAATCATCAGCAATGGAAACGCTCCTTGTAAAATAGGATCACCCTCATCAGTAAGGGAAGAGTACTTCTGTTCGGATTTAGTTTCCAAAGAATCGAAACTTACTAGCACCTTCTATGGTATTGTCATTTTGCTGTTGATGAATTTATAGTGTTGCCTCTTGTTGCTTTTCAAAGAATCAGAACTTGTATTACCTTTTATAGTATTATCATTTTGCTGTTGATAAATTTATAGTGTTGCCTCTTGTTGCTTTTCAAAGAATCAGAACTTGTATTACCTTTTATAGTATTATTATCATTTTGCTGTTGATAAATTTATGGTGTTGCCTCCTGTTGTTGTAGCCGCATCATTTGTCATGTCTTACCAATGTGTTGTGAATTCTCAGATCCCTTGCACTGGGTTTCTTCAACTCATTGCGAAGTAATATTTAGGAAGGCTAAATTGGATTACCAGAAAGATTAACTATAAATTTCGTAATCCCTTGTAAAGTAGGTAACCACAGAAAACATG encodes the following:
- the LOC113310623 gene encoding KIN17-like protein, yielding MGKNDFLTPKAIANRIKAKGLQKLRWYCQMCQKQCRDENGFKCHCMSESHQRQMEVFGQNPTRVIDGYTEEFETTFLDHLKRSHRFSRIAATVVYNEYIADRHHVHMNSTEWATLTDFVKHLGRTGKCKVEETPKGWFMTYIDRDSETLFKERLKNKRVKSDMAEEEKQERTIRRQIERAEQSMPLSTIEEGQKEGDEAEKLLVPKLEGGKIAFALGSSSKPATKENGERSTSKVVFDEVEVDKVEKKGKGSGALSKGGGGSSALDEVMKEQEKAKDRNNRKDYWLCEGIIVKVMSKDLAQKGYYKQKAQVVKVIDKYVGELQMLDTKHILRVDQEELETVIPQIGGLVKIVNGAYRGSNARLLKVDTDKFSAKVQIEKGIYDGRVLQAVDYEDICKIAQ